A region from the Thermodesulfobacteriota bacterium genome encodes:
- a CDS encoding acetate/propionate family kinase, which produces MGLNNNRILTINSGSSSIKFSLYEMGQSETLILSGVIERIGQKSTILKIKDAQGHTNLQDNLYLRNHKAAFETLFEWITKNSPVEKIGAVGHRIVHGGIEYSRPQDITPELMEKLNELVPLAPDHLPNEITGIMAINKTYPGLTQVACFDTAFHRQLPLRAKMFALPRSLFREGIMRYGFHGLSYEYIMQELMTVAGEKVARGRVVIAHLGSGASIVAVKDGRSMDTSMGFTPTGGLMMGTRCGDLDPGILIYLLNKKGLSPRSLNQMLNMHSGLLGVSGRGSDMKFLLDNERKSADIAEAIYLFCYQAKKFLGALCTALGGVDNLIFTGGIGENSPVIRKRICDDMTFLNIHLDPIKNESNKAIISSDGVPTTIRVMRTNEELMIARHTNNIVVNKNR; this is translated from the coding sequence ATGGGATTAAATAACAATCGAATACTGACGATAAATAGTGGATCCTCAAGCATTAAATTTTCACTTTACGAAATGGGACAATCAGAAACCCTGATTTTATCAGGGGTTATAGAGAGGATCGGTCAGAAATCCACCATCTTAAAAATCAAGGATGCCCAAGGGCATACAAATCTTCAGGATAATCTATATCTTCGTAACCATAAGGCCGCCTTTGAAACCCTTTTCGAATGGATCACGAAGAATAGCCCAGTAGAGAAAATAGGCGCCGTTGGCCACCGTATCGTGCACGGAGGAATCGAATATTCCCGGCCGCAGGATATCACGCCCGAATTGATGGAAAAGCTGAATGAACTTGTTCCCCTAGCTCCCGACCATCTTCCGAATGAAATCACGGGAATAATGGCAATTAATAAGACGTACCCTGGCCTGACTCAGGTAGCATGCTTCGATACTGCTTTTCATCGGCAGCTACCCCTGCGTGCAAAAATGTTCGCATTACCGAGAAGCCTATTCCGGGAAGGAATCATGCGGTATGGCTTTCACGGCTTATCCTACGAATATATTATGCAAGAGCTAATGACTGTCGCTGGAGAAAAGGTTGCAAGGGGTCGTGTCGTCATAGCTCATCTCGGAAGCGGCGCAAGCATTGTGGCAGTTAAGGACGGTAGAAGCATGGATACATCTATGGGATTTACACCGACCGGCGGGCTAATGATGGGTACCAGGTGTGGAGATTTAGACCCCGGGATTTTAATTTATCTTCTAAATAAAAAAGGGCTAAGCCCAAGGTCGTTAAATCAGATGTTAAACATGCATTCCGGGCTATTGGGGGTTTCAGGAAGAGGCTCCGATATGAAATTTCTGCTAGATAATGAGAGAAAAAGCGCCGATATAGCAGAGGCAATATATCTTTTCTGTTATCAGGCAAAAAAATTTCTCGGTGCCCTATGCACCGCATTAGGGGGTGTTGATAACCTTATCTTTACTGGAGGGATTGGAGAAAACTCCCCTGTCATTCGAAAACGCATATGTGATGACATGACATTTTTGAACATCCATCTGGATCCCATTAAAAATGAGTCTAACAAGGCCATCATATCATCTGATGGTGTCCCGACAACCATCCGTGTCATGAGAACAAATGAGGAATTGATGATAGCAAGACATACAAACAATATAGTCGTAAACAAAAATCGTTAG